One segment of candidate division KSB1 bacterium DNA contains the following:
- a CDS encoding porin family protein: MKVKMTLIIGSLLMAVTAFGQSQFTVAALTGYGMSAFENQESAAGTIPLGVQVGYKVTPALEAGAELNLALTGYKFEVEFYNTKVTTTFSQTIIGAFGKYYFGQGKFKPFARAGLGYYIGDAKVESNGESQTADIDPAIGFNLGGGVINDKGIFAEFTYHIVSRKSGGESMGMNNWAVLIGYKFIR, encoded by the coding sequence ATGAAAGTAAAAATGACGCTGATTATCGGTAGTCTTCTCATGGCAGTGACTGCTTTTGGACAATCGCAATTCACGGTGGCCGCTTTGACAGGATATGGGATGAGTGCTTTTGAAAATCAGGAGAGCGCTGCTGGCACCATACCGCTGGGCGTACAGGTAGGCTACAAAGTAACTCCTGCTTTGGAAGCGGGCGCTGAACTGAATCTAGCGCTAACTGGCTACAAATTTGAAGTTGAATTTTATAATACTAAGGTCACTACCACATTTAGCCAGACCATTATTGGTGCTTTTGGCAAGTACTACTTTGGTCAGGGTAAATTCAAGCCGTTTGCTCGAGCTGGATTGGGTTATTATATAGGCGATGCGAAAGTCGAATCTAATGGTGAATCGCAAACCGCAGATATCGATCCAGCGATCGGCTTCAATCTGGGCGGTGGTGTGATCAATGATAAAGGCATCTTCGCCGAGTTCACCTATCATATCGTCTCCCGCAAATCAGGCGGCGAATCGATGGGCATGAACAACTGGGCGGTTCTGATTGGATATAAGTTCATTCGGTAG
- the traF gene encoding conjugal transfer protein TraF, translating into MKNPAYYKVLLLFCIIIFFSSYGASLSQSGGGYIVYNQITAPPLDIKLDPIEFPQSPNRFDVKAMGMGNTQIANGRFFNAMMYNPALLSRQRTSFDVLSIQASLPKATFDAATFLKDNRTEFKQGDFLKLLADGFKEYYSAQTAEQQRLAIQKINRALEFPNQLLDNIVGDTQSPQTHGLNMLPSFQAQIGNWGFSLYGNAQVGFEVEPGETVGKLLALKIPENSEDLTVDVLRELANIVGSLFDESGNISQSTLPQAFAVSYVDIIGAIGRAYAINENLHLGANLKVINRRFSTKRIDADNFKDVLKEARSDIEKSATGFTIDVGALYRYQKTGTEFGVSLQNVLPVKEISSSVKFNFVTPVNAYYVDDGTGKPAVGSLDLLGNFYPDPSGDTLLTIENQPLNVDVPFQLKAPLLMNVGILHPLKPNWDISFDLVDIFSQDDKFDDYVDRFRIGTEYRLPQYRLALRGGLAQRHLAAGLGLDFKYVQLDAAYAHDTFIDRGSMFAQIRFGW; encoded by the coding sequence ATGAAAAATCCCGCTTATTATAAAGTTCTCTTGCTTTTTTGTATTATTATTTTCTTTTCAAGTTACGGCGCCAGTCTTTCCCAGTCAGGCGGCGGCTACATTGTCTATAACCAGATAACTGCCCCCCCTCTGGACATAAAGCTTGACCCCATCGAATTTCCTCAGTCGCCCAATCGATTTGATGTGAAAGCGATGGGCATGGGAAATACCCAGATTGCCAATGGCAGGTTTTTCAACGCCATGATGTATAATCCTGCGTTGCTCTCCCGCCAACGAACCTCATTCGACGTACTATCAATCCAGGCAAGCTTGCCCAAAGCCACGTTTGATGCAGCTACGTTTTTAAAAGACAATCGCACCGAATTCAAGCAAGGGGATTTTCTGAAACTCCTGGCCGATGGGTTTAAAGAATATTATTCGGCACAAACAGCAGAACAACAACGTCTGGCGATCCAAAAAATCAATCGGGCATTAGAGTTCCCTAATCAATTACTAGACAATATTGTCGGCGATACCCAATCGCCTCAAACGCATGGTCTAAATATGCTCCCCAGTTTCCAGGCACAGATCGGCAATTGGGGATTTTCACTGTACGGCAATGCCCAGGTCGGTTTCGAGGTCGAACCTGGAGAGACGGTTGGGAAGCTATTGGCGCTCAAGATTCCCGAAAATAGCGAGGATCTGACTGTCGATGTGCTACGGGAACTGGCCAATATTGTGGGATCGTTATTCGATGAATCGGGTAATATCTCTCAAAGCACCTTACCTCAGGCGTTCGCAGTGAGTTATGTGGATATCATCGGAGCCATTGGCAGAGCTTATGCGATTAATGAGAATCTGCACCTTGGTGCCAATCTGAAGGTCATCAATCGCCGTTTTTCTACGAAGCGCATCGATGCCGACAATTTCAAAGATGTGCTCAAGGAGGCCCGCTCCGACATCGAAAAATCCGCTACTGGATTCACCATCGATGTCGGCGCACTGTACCGCTATCAGAAAACAGGAACCGAGTTCGGCGTCTCCTTGCAAAATGTCTTACCCGTAAAAGAGATCTCCTCTTCGGTCAAATTTAATTTTGTGACACCCGTAAATGCATACTATGTGGACGACGGTACAGGCAAGCCTGCTGTCGGATCGCTTGATCTGCTCGGCAATTTTTATCCTGATCCCAGCGGCGATACGCTTTTGACCATTGAAAATCAGCCGTTGAATGTCGATGTGCCCTTCCAATTGAAAGCACCCTTGCTAATGAATGTCGGCATATTACACCCGCTCAAGCCCAATTGGGATATTTCATTCGATCTGGTGGATATTTTCTCTCAGGACGATAAATTCGATGACTATGTCGATCGCTTTCGAATTGGCACTGAATATCGGCTTCCCCAATATCGTTTAGCTCTGCGTGGTGGTTTAGCACAGCGTCATCTGGCCGCAGGATTAGGGCTGGATTTTAAATATGTCCAGCTTGATGCGGCTTATGCCCACGATACGTTCATCGATCGAGGCTCAATGTTTGCGCAGATTCGGTTTGGCTGGTGA
- a CDS encoding Rrf2 family transcriptional regulator, giving the protein MLFSHACQYAMQAVLYLARQQSDSYVSIKEIAEKNNISFHFLVKILQKLTQQGILISYKGPKGGVSLAKPADQITPLEIVDAIDGLSFCNMCILGMPGCDEHHPCDLHHKWSRIREEIYEMLSEKSIAELID; this is encoded by the coding sequence ATGCTATTTTCTCACGCTTGTCAATATGCCATGCAAGCGGTGCTGTACCTGGCAAGACAGCAGAGCGATTCTTATGTTTCGATTAAAGAAATTGCTGAAAAGAACAATATCTCTTTTCATTTCCTGGTCAAAATTTTACAGAAATTAACCCAACAAGGAATCTTGATTTCATACAAAGGTCCGAAAGGTGGAGTGAGCCTGGCCAAACCCGCTGATCAAATTACTCCCCTGGAGATTGTTGATGCCATTGATGGCCTGAGTTTTTGTAATATGTGTATTCTTGGTATGCCTGGATGCGATGAACACCACCCCTGTGATCTGCACCATAAGTGGTCACGCATCCGTGAGGAGATCTATGAAATGCTATCGGAAAAGAGCATTGCAGAGTTGATTGATTAA
- a CDS encoding DUF1858 domain-containing protein: MPDQILITPETKVGALLDAYPELEQVLIELAPAFKKLQNPILRKTISKVATLRQVAQIGDVNLGSLINTLRSKVGMAPAEIASETEGLDHSTPPEWLDAKRITQRLDARPIIEAGEQPINRVMNELKDLKENEIYELITPFVPAPLIDLAKKQGFRSWSQQVDGNAFHTFFSR, translated from the coding sequence ATGCCAGATCAAATTCTTATAACTCCAGAGACAAAGGTTGGCGCGCTATTGGATGCGTATCCAGAATTGGAACAAGTATTGATTGAACTAGCGCCGGCATTTAAGAAGCTGCAAAACCCTATCCTGCGCAAAACGATCTCCAAAGTCGCAACGCTGCGGCAGGTGGCGCAAATCGGCGATGTAAATTTGGGGAGCTTGATCAATACTCTTCGGTCTAAAGTGGGGATGGCTCCTGCTGAAATAGCTTCTGAAACCGAGGGTCTCGATCATTCGACGCCGCCCGAATGGTTGGACGCCAAGCGGATTACTCAGCGATTGGATGCCAGACCCATCATCGAAGCTGGGGAACAACCGATCAATCGCGTCATGAATGAGTTGAAAGACTTGAAAGAAAATGAGATTTATGAACTGATAACACCATTTGTGCCTGCGCCATTGATCGATCTGGCGAAGAAACAGGGGTTTCGTTCCTGGTCGCAGCAGGTAGACGGAAATGCGTTTCATACTTTCTTTAGCAGATAA
- a CDS encoding DUF438 domain-containing protein, with protein MSELINNATKRKQLLKHMILQLHKGEAPEDVRKQLTRLLGQVPYGDVVEVEQELIAEGLPQEEVLRLCDIHSAALKGALDLSGAKVAPPGHPVHTFQQENRALEWELAVLNRHYEALNALKDDDDASHLFSEIHNSFNALMDVEKHYVRKENLLFPYLEKHGITGPSTVMWGKHNEARQLLKAALEALSAANHITAGEAKTVAELVLKPASNAIEEMIFKEEEILFPMSLDKLTDAEWYEIYKQSAEIGFCLYDPKDTWQPEGLVSEPEPLTAAGRIQLPSGSLSVAELTALLNTIPFDLTFVDKDDAVRYFTQGKERIFARNRAILGRKVQNCHPPSSVHVVNQILSDFKSGQQDRAAFWINMGKRFIHIEYFALRDEQGNYLGTLEVSQDLTEKRKLQGEQRLLSYAK; from the coding sequence ATGAGTGAGTTAATCAATAATGCCACCAAAAGAAAGCAATTGCTGAAGCACATGATCCTTCAGCTTCATAAAGGTGAAGCGCCGGAGGACGTGAGGAAGCAATTAACGCGTTTGTTGGGACAAGTGCCGTATGGCGATGTTGTTGAGGTTGAACAAGAGCTGATCGCCGAGGGTCTGCCTCAGGAGGAGGTGCTCCGATTGTGCGATATTCATTCTGCGGCACTAAAAGGGGCGTTGGATTTGTCTGGAGCAAAAGTAGCACCCCCAGGCCATCCAGTCCATACGTTTCAACAAGAGAACCGTGCGCTGGAGTGGGAATTGGCAGTGCTCAACCGCCATTACGAGGCCTTGAATGCGCTCAAGGATGACGATGATGCCAGCCATCTTTTTTCCGAAATTCACAACAGCTTCAATGCGTTGATGGATGTGGAGAAGCATTATGTGCGCAAGGAGAATTTACTATTCCCGTATTTAGAGAAGCATGGGATCACTGGGCCATCAACGGTGATGTGGGGCAAGCATAATGAAGCGCGCCAATTGTTGAAGGCTGCTCTTGAGGCGCTATCCGCAGCGAACCACATCACTGCTGGCGAGGCGAAGACCGTAGCGGAGCTGGTTCTCAAACCTGCCTCCAATGCGATTGAAGAAATGATTTTCAAAGAAGAAGAAATTCTTTTCCCAATGAGTCTGGACAAACTGACTGATGCTGAGTGGTATGAAATTTATAAGCAAAGCGCGGAAATCGGCTTTTGTCTCTATGATCCAAAGGATACTTGGCAGCCCGAGGGTCTGGTGAGCGAGCCTGAACCGCTCACCGCCGCAGGGAGAATTCAATTACCCAGTGGCAGCCTATCCGTGGCAGAATTGACCGCGCTGCTCAATACCATTCCATTTGATTTGACTTTCGTGGATAAAGATGACGCCGTGCGCTATTTTACGCAGGGAAAAGAGCGGATTTTTGCTCGTAATCGTGCTATTCTCGGTCGTAAGGTCCAAAACTGTCATCCGCCCTCCAGTGTCCACGTGGTGAATCAGATCTTGAGCGACTTCAAATCCGGTCAACAAGATCGCGCTGCGTTTTGGATCAATATGGGCAAACGATTTATCCATATCGAATATTTTGCCCTGCGGGATGAACAAGGGAATTATCTGGGTACCCTCGAAGTCAGTCAGGATCTAACCGAAAAACGGAAGCTCCAGGGAGAACAGCGGTTGTTATCCTATGCGAAGTGA
- a CDS encoding 4Fe-4S binding protein, translating into MRRKVIRIDEELCNGCGNCIVGCSEGALQLINGKAHLVREDFCDGFGDCVGTCPRGALVIEEREAADFDEEAVKEYLLATQGVEAVWRMEEAQQRHGATHHLAMGCPGSRTMEIKRPSHQPQAGGQVTGSVIPSELAQWPVQIHLVSPNAPYFNNKELVVMSTCGPLASADVHWRYLRGRSVVVGCPKLDDTRPYAAKLAAILQHNNIPKAIVARMEVPCCGGLTVILQQALELSGKNDIILEENIIGIDGTVKMIREL; encoded by the coding sequence ATGAGACGAAAGGTCATCCGAATTGATGAAGAGCTGTGCAATGGATGCGGCAATTGCATCGTTGGCTGCTCTGAAGGGGCGCTCCAATTAATAAATGGCAAAGCCCATTTGGTGAGAGAGGATTTTTGTGATGGTTTTGGCGATTGTGTGGGGACTTGTCCCAGGGGCGCGCTGGTGATAGAGGAGCGCGAGGCGGCCGATTTCGATGAGGAAGCTGTGAAGGAGTATTTATTAGCGACCCAAGGCGTGGAGGCCGTCTGGCGAATGGAGGAGGCACAACAGCGGCATGGGGCAACGCACCACTTGGCAATGGGATGCCCAGGATCCCGGACCATGGAGATCAAACGGCCGAGCCATCAGCCTCAAGCAGGGGGACAAGTGACTGGATCGGTCATCCCTTCAGAACTCGCTCAATGGCCGGTGCAAATTCATCTGGTGTCGCCGAATGCTCCATATTTCAATAATAAAGAGCTGGTGGTAATGAGCACTTGCGGACCATTAGCTTCGGCCGATGTCCATTGGCGTTACTTGCGCGGACGCAGCGTTGTGGTTGGCTGCCCAAAATTGGACGACACCAGGCCTTATGCTGCCAAGCTCGCCGCCATTTTGCAGCACAACAATATTCCCAAGGCAATCGTGGCCCGCATGGAAGTGCCATGCTGTGGCGGATTGACCGTGATCTTGCAACAGGCGCTCGAGCTTTCTGGAAAGAATGACATCATTCTGGAAGAAAATATTATTGGGATTGATGGTACAGTTAAAATGATTCGCGAGCTATGA
- a CDS encoding multiheme c-type cytochrome, which produces MSAFLIFSVMVVRIAESETCVTCHKSTTPNIVSDWQLSKHSQHDVDCATCHGDGHRDPYDVANAEIPTPETCGQCHEKQVEQFKKGKHALAWAAMKAMPTAHMQPMALMEGMKGCGGCHKIGLKSEAEIKALNEAGAGFGRASCDACHTRHLFSKAEAQEPQACQTCHMGIDHPQWEMYSTSKHGVRYLLKQNKVLPETVAAPKCQTCHFQEGNHEVMTAWGFLAVRLPMPEDKQWAADRATILQGLGVLDPKGQPTERLEVVKAAKVARLTQEEWQQQRDKMLKTCNQCHSLNFAKAELEKGDKMIKEADRLMAEALRIVAGLYQDGILKKPANYAHPFPDLLTFHDAPTVIEQKLFLMFLEHRMRAFQGSFHANPDYALWYGWSELQRDLTEIKEMAAELRKRKR; this is translated from the coding sequence ATGAGTGCATTTCTGATCTTTAGCGTGATGGTTGTTCGGATTGCTGAGTCCGAGACATGCGTCACTTGCCACAAATCTACTACTCCTAACATTGTCTCGGATTGGCAACTGAGCAAACATAGCCAGCACGATGTGGATTGTGCCACCTGTCATGGAGATGGCCACAGAGATCCATATGACGTGGCGAATGCGGAGATCCCCACGCCAGAGACCTGTGGGCAATGCCATGAGAAACAGGTGGAGCAGTTCAAAAAGGGCAAGCATGCTTTGGCCTGGGCGGCAATGAAGGCCATGCCGACAGCCCATATGCAACCCATGGCGCTTATGGAGGGGATGAAAGGCTGTGGCGGGTGTCATAAGATCGGCCTGAAATCTGAGGCAGAGATCAAGGCATTGAACGAAGCCGGGGCTGGATTTGGGCGCGCGTCATGCGATGCCTGCCATACGCGGCATTTGTTTTCAAAAGCTGAAGCGCAAGAGCCACAGGCTTGTCAAACCTGCCACATGGGTATTGATCATCCACAATGGGAAATGTATTCCACCTCGAAACATGGCGTGCGCTATCTGTTAAAGCAGAACAAAGTGCTCCCTGAGACGGTAGCCGCTCCAAAATGCCAGACATGCCATTTCCAAGAGGGGAACCATGAGGTCATGACTGCGTGGGGTTTTTTGGCCGTGCGTTTGCCGATGCCAGAGGATAAACAATGGGCTGCCGATCGCGCTACCATATTGCAAGGACTTGGGGTGCTGGATCCCAAAGGTCAGCCCACTGAGCGATTGGAGGTCGTGAAGGCAGCTAAGGTGGCTCGGTTGACTCAGGAGGAATGGCAGCAGCAGCGCGATAAGATGCTGAAGACCTGTAATCAATGTCATTCGCTCAATTTCGCCAAGGCCGAATTAGAAAAAGGTGATAAAATGATCAAGGAAGCCGATCGTTTGATGGCCGAGGCGCTGCGGATTGTCGCAGGGCTGTATCAAGATGGCATTCTCAAGAAACCAGCGAATTACGCTCATCCTTTCCCAGATCTGTTAACCTTTCACGATGCGCCGACTGTCATCGAGCAGAAACTCTTTTTAATGTTTTTGGAACATCGAATGAGAGCCTTTCAGGGCAGCTTCCATGCCAATCCCGATTACGCTCTCTGGTACGGTTGGAGCGAGTTACAGCGAGATCTGACCGAGATCAAGGAAATGGCGGCTGAATTGCGCAAGAGAAAGCGATAA
- a CDS encoding 4Fe-4S binding protein: MNFVTLLPIILSCLLMAAHFSRANQHGLAISCLLLPLLLLVKRRWVARVIQVLLLLGALEWITTTLRIVQMRQAHGVPWMRLVIILGSVALFTALSALVFESRKLKQRYRPVNPLDATSSIAFLATALLLSILQTKLSSPILLLERFVPTMGWLEVLGLSLYAGVIMEKMINPHRSAQWRQRIWLLFSIVFFSQLIFGLFGIEKLLMTGRLHLPIPAMIVAGPIFRGERFFMLILFLSTIVLVGPAWCSYLCYIGSWDNLAARSREVSRDFFKGRRSMQAGMLIIVIVAARLLRWLGASMMLATLIGAIFGLVGVGMMILWSRKKGVMTHCLTYCPIGFLATTLGKLSPFRIRIKDGCTKCRACTSVCRYDALQLENIIRQRPASSCTLCGDCIGSCKGKFLEYRLFRFAPENARVIFLVMAVVLHAVFMGVARI, translated from the coding sequence TTGAATTTTGTCACATTGCTCCCAATTATTCTCTCATGCTTATTGATGGCGGCGCATTTTTCTCGGGCAAATCAACATGGTTTAGCGATCAGTTGTCTCTTGCTCCCGTTGCTGCTGTTGGTCAAACGTCGCTGGGTAGCAAGGGTGATTCAAGTCTTGCTCCTATTGGGCGCCCTTGAGTGGATTACGACGACGCTCCGAATTGTTCAGATGCGTCAGGCGCACGGTGTTCCGTGGATGCGATTGGTCATTATCCTAGGCAGCGTTGCATTGTTCACCGCGCTTTCAGCCCTGGTATTCGAAAGCCGAAAATTAAAACAACGCTATCGACCAGTGAACCCACTCGATGCCACTTCGTCCATTGCTTTTCTGGCTACTGCATTGCTTCTCAGCATATTACAAACCAAATTATCGAGCCCGATTCTCCTATTGGAGCGTTTCGTTCCAACAATGGGCTGGTTGGAGGTCCTCGGCCTATCCCTCTATGCGGGCGTGATCATGGAAAAGATGATAAATCCCCACCGTTCTGCGCAATGGCGACAGCGTATTTGGCTACTCTTCTCGATCGTATTTTTTTCGCAATTGATCTTTGGGCTGTTCGGAATAGAAAAATTACTTATGACTGGCCGGCTTCATCTTCCAATCCCAGCGATGATCGTCGCAGGACCGATATTCCGGGGCGAGCGATTTTTCATGTTGATCTTATTTCTCAGTACGATTGTGCTCGTTGGACCAGCCTGGTGCAGTTATCTGTGTTATATTGGTTCATGGGACAATTTAGCGGCGCGATCTCGGGAGGTCTCACGAGATTTTTTCAAAGGCAGGAGATCGATGCAGGCTGGGATGCTGATCATTGTCATCGTTGCTGCCCGGCTGTTACGATGGCTAGGGGCTTCAATGATGCTTGCCACTTTGATTGGCGCGATATTTGGCCTCGTCGGCGTGGGAATGATGATACTTTGGTCGAGAAAAAAAGGGGTAATGACCCATTGTCTCACCTATTGTCCAATTGGCTTTTTAGCCACAACTTTGGGAAAGCTATCCCCCTTCCGCATTCGCATCAAGGATGGATGTACCAAATGCCGCGCTTGTACCTCAGTGTGCCGATACGATGCCTTGCAGTTGGAAAATATCATCCGACAGCGGCCTGCGAGTTCATGCACCCTCTGTGGCGACTGCATAGGGAGCTGCAAAGGCAAATTTCTCGAATATCGACTATTTCGTTTCGCTCCAGAAAATGCTCGCGTCATTTTTTTGGTCATGGCGGTGGTGCTTCATGCGGTGTTTATGGGTGTTGCCCGAATTTAA
- a CDS encoding isocitrate dehydrogenase (NAD(+)) produces the protein MNQNRPKRTISLIKGDGIGPEVAQAAVAVIDASGAAIEWEEVPAGANALEKIGTVLPEYTIESVRRNKVALKGPVGTPIGEGFKSISVTLRKRLELYANLRPVKSLPNVKAPYQNIDLIVVRENTEGLYSGIEHEVVPGVVESLKIITEKASTRIAEFAFKYASDYRRHKVTAVHKANIMKMSDGLFLQCSRKVAEKYPDIQYEEKIVDNACMQLVLNPYQFDVLLLENLYGDIVSDLCAGLVGGLGTAPGANIGDEYAIFEAVHGSAPDIAGKNLANPIALIRSGILMLEYIGENEAAQRIANAINKVLEKGEKLTRDLGGTATTTEITEAIIAELGDE, from the coding sequence ATGAATCAAAACAGGCCGAAACGGACGATCAGTCTGATCAAAGGAGATGGCATTGGGCCGGAAGTGGCACAGGCTGCGGTGGCTGTGATCGATGCGTCTGGTGCAGCGATCGAATGGGAGGAAGTCCCTGCTGGCGCCAATGCGTTAGAAAAGATCGGTACAGTTTTGCCCGAGTATACGATCGAGTCTGTGAGACGGAATAAAGTGGCACTAAAAGGGCCGGTTGGTACGCCGATCGGGGAGGGATTCAAAAGCATCAGCGTGACCTTGCGGAAAAGGCTAGAACTATACGCCAATCTTCGGCCGGTGAAAAGCCTTCCGAATGTCAAAGCGCCATATCAAAACATCGATCTGATCGTTGTGCGCGAAAATACGGAAGGGCTGTATTCCGGGATCGAACATGAGGTCGTTCCGGGGGTCGTGGAATCGCTCAAAATTATCACGGAGAAGGCTTCGACCCGTATCGCAGAATTTGCCTTTAAATATGCCAGCGACTATCGGCGGCATAAGGTAACGGCAGTTCATAAAGCTAATATCATGAAAATGAGCGACGGCCTTTTTCTACAATGCTCGCGCAAAGTCGCTGAGAAATACCCCGATATTCAATACGAGGAAAAAATCGTCGATAATGCTTGTATGCAATTGGTCTTGAATCCATATCAATTTGATGTCTTGTTGTTGGAAAATCTCTATGGGGATATCGTTTCGGACTTATGTGCTGGACTGGTCGGCGGCCTCGGTACTGCACCAGGGGCAAATATCGGCGATGAATATGCGATTTTTGAGGCGGTGCACGGTAGTGCTCCTGACATCGCGGGCAAGAATTTGGCCAATCCCATCGCTTTGATCCGCTCGGGCATTTTGATGCTCGAGTATATCGGCGAAAATGAGGCGGCCCAGCGCATTGCCAATGCAATCAATAAGGTCCTTGAAAAGGGGGAGAAATTGACTCGCGACTTGGGCGGAACGGCCACCACAACCGAAATCACTGAAGCCATTATCGCTGAGTTAGGGGATGAATAG